A region of Myxococcus stipitatus DSM 14675 DNA encodes the following proteins:
- a CDS encoding CHAP domain-containing protein: MRWLTLMGWLAMMATGCATPSNRLEPWLDSYAVRYHSASPPAFPRESLSSAVASSAEPKAPAARRPPARATASKPPKGKPATVAVSTRAPRAVSPQARATVIAAARSVVGKPQVTFDGRKYPADCTGLIEGVYAQAGLSFRGTLKPGDNGVTALYRYARAHGRVYEDGRPVPGDLVFFRETYDQNRDGRRNDGLTHVGIVEDVDARGTVTVIHRVNRGVVRYRMNLDRPHLPRDPKTGEVLNDLLRHPGPNRDPVLTGQLFSSYGSVLPLSPAPKKPAPIPVALR, translated from the coding sequence ATGCGGTGGCTCACGCTGATGGGATGGCTCGCGATGATGGCGACCGGATGCGCCACCCCCTCCAACCGCCTGGAGCCGTGGCTGGACTCGTATGCCGTCCGCTACCACTCCGCCTCCCCGCCCGCCTTCCCGCGCGAGTCCCTGTCGAGCGCGGTGGCGTCTTCCGCCGAGCCCAAGGCCCCCGCCGCCCGGCGCCCGCCCGCGCGCGCCACCGCGTCGAAGCCTCCGAAGGGCAAGCCCGCCACCGTGGCCGTGAGCACGAGGGCCCCTCGCGCCGTTTCTCCCCAGGCCCGCGCGACGGTGATTGCCGCCGCCCGCTCCGTGGTCGGCAAGCCCCAGGTCACCTTCGACGGGCGCAAGTACCCCGCGGACTGCACGGGCCTCATCGAGGGTGTCTATGCCCAGGCCGGCCTGTCCTTCCGAGGCACCCTCAAGCCCGGCGACAACGGCGTCACGGCGCTCTACCGCTACGCTCGTGCCCATGGCCGCGTGTACGAGGACGGCCGCCCGGTGCCCGGTGACCTCGTCTTCTTCCGCGAGACGTATGACCAGAACCGGGACGGCCGCCGCAACGACGGCCTCACCCACGTCGGCATCGTCGAGGACGTGGACGCCCGGGGCACCGTCACCGTCATCCACCGCGTGAACCGGGGCGTCGTGCGCTACCGCATGAACCTGGACCGCCCCCACCTGCCTCGGGACCCGAAGACGGGCGAAGTCCTCAATGACTTGCTCCGCCACCCGGGCCCCAACAGGGACCCGGTCCTCACCGGGCAGCTCTTCTCCTCCTACGGAAGCGTGCTGCCCCTGTCCCCCGCGCCGAAGAAGCCCGCCCCCATTCCTGTGGCCCTCCGGTAG
- a CDS encoding HEAT repeat domain-containing protein — protein sequence MVSLRRAVVVLVLSAGCMPSPYDRAARTDTVEAYRAFLREHPTHPDTDAAEARMEELEFEEAKRLHTVLAYKRFLSVYTDGPHARTARTLLEGLRFNAAKEAATVAAWRQFLQEHPDGTQRDEAKRLMAEVESQELATTQDPRRLAEYLREKPDDPRRLEVESRLDAQAFEQAKAAGATKLFGYLKEFPAGTHREEARMLLLELEVEGLLVSGLVDEAEARVKGHPLGSKLTAFPARLARARAERAALNHPEPLVRAAYVGHYLRDLEDLKRALVAPDALDRWQAAEELGQHVSVRALDPLLDTLRAARNPLIRQNALESLRTVLAALPKPVAEYEIASRLDALREKASSAEMYLTVAVLLDLSGQLGQASTEYQRAFDSGVPDPVVLRRWVDIRESRKQPFSAAVAARQLAVWALSVAREETVSPEGKVPLASARQLCAAAVNARFAAAAIARARAASTEFPEDLAEFERRAEEARRLSEARLADAELLLREQTPGVRTCADRGVSERLEGGVKERTQALASVGAKLPQVGRVLLELARERDPSPEVREAASSRLTALKPVP from the coding sequence ATGGTCTCCCTCCGCCGCGCCGTCGTGGTCCTCGTGTTGTCCGCTGGCTGCATGCCATCCCCGTATGACCGCGCCGCGAGGACGGACACGGTGGAAGCCTACCGCGCCTTCTTGCGAGAACATCCCACGCACCCGGACACCGACGCCGCCGAGGCGCGGATGGAGGAGCTGGAGTTCGAGGAGGCGAAGCGCCTGCACACGGTGCTCGCCTACAAGCGCTTCCTGAGCGTGTACACGGACGGGCCGCACGCGCGCACCGCGAGGACGCTGCTGGAGGGCTTGCGCTTCAACGCCGCGAAGGAGGCCGCGACGGTGGCGGCCTGGCGCCAGTTCCTCCAGGAGCATCCGGACGGCACGCAGCGCGACGAAGCGAAGCGGTTGATGGCGGAGGTGGAGTCGCAAGAGCTCGCCACGACGCAGGACCCCCGGCGGCTGGCCGAGTACCTGCGTGAGAAGCCGGATGACCCGCGTCGCCTTGAGGTGGAGTCCCGCCTGGACGCGCAGGCGTTCGAGCAGGCGAAGGCGGCGGGTGCGACGAAGCTGTTCGGCTACCTCAAGGAGTTCCCGGCCGGCACGCACCGCGAAGAGGCGCGCATGCTGTTGCTGGAGCTGGAGGTCGAGGGGCTCCTCGTCTCGGGCCTGGTGGACGAGGCGGAGGCGCGGGTGAAGGGGCATCCGCTGGGGAGCAAGCTCACCGCGTTCCCCGCGCGCCTCGCCCGAGCTCGCGCCGAGCGGGCCGCGCTCAACCACCCCGAGCCGCTCGTCCGGGCCGCCTACGTGGGGCACTACCTCCGGGACCTCGAGGACCTGAAGCGCGCGCTGGTCGCGCCGGATGCGCTGGACCGCTGGCAGGCGGCGGAGGAGCTGGGGCAGCACGTCTCCGTGCGCGCATTGGACCCGCTGCTGGACACGCTGCGCGCCGCTCGCAACCCGTTGATCCGCCAGAACGCGCTGGAGTCGCTGCGCACGGTGCTGGCCGCGCTGCCGAAGCCGGTGGCGGAGTATGAGATTGCCTCGCGGCTGGACGCCCTGCGCGAGAAGGCCAGCAGCGCGGAGATGTACCTCACGGTGGCGGTGCTCCTGGACCTGTCGGGCCAGCTGGGCCAGGCGTCCACGGAGTACCAGCGCGCCTTCGACTCCGGTGTGCCGGACCCGGTGGTGCTGCGCCGGTGGGTGGACATCCGCGAGAGCCGCAAGCAGCCCTTCTCCGCGGCGGTGGCGGCGCGTCAGCTCGCGGTGTGGGCGCTGAGCGTGGCGCGCGAGGAGACGGTGTCTCCGGAAGGCAAGGTGCCGCTGGCCTCGGCGCGGCAGCTGTGCGCGGCGGCCGTCAACGCGCGGTTCGCGGCGGCGGCCATCGCCCGGGCCCGCGCGGCCTCCACCGAGTTCCCCGAGGACCTGGCCGAGTTCGAGCGCCGGGCCGAGGAGGCACGCCGGCTGTCGGAGGCGCGGCTGGCGGACGCGGAGCTGCTCCTGCGGGAGCAGACGCCGGGCGTGCGGACGTGCGCGGACCGGGGCGTCTCCGAGCGGCTGGAGGGTGGGGTGAAGGAGCGCACCCAGGCCCTGGCCTCGGTGGGCGCGAAGCTGCCCCAGGTGGGGCGCGTCCTGCTGGAGCTGGCCCGGGAGAGAGACCCGTCGCCCGAGGTGCGCGAGGCGGCGTCCTCGAGGCTGACCGCGCTCAAGCCGGTGCCCTAG
- a CDS encoding ATP-dependent helicase, with protein sequence MSTSPTLAPASSSSRIDYAGQLNEEQLQAVDAAAGPVMVIAGAGSGKTRTLTFRVARMLERGVLPENLLLLTFTNKAAREMSRRVKELVGSFVDVERILGGTFHHVAHTLLRRHASALGYSERFTVLDREDARDLMVSCLAERKLKSDRRIPRPELMLELVSLATNLQQSLSDVLVDRRPLFVPMAPEVFVTATRYRQRKAQLHLMDFDDLLLNLKRLLVEQPAVRAELAERFHSVLVDEYQDTNKLQGELVDLLAGERGDLTVVGDDCQSIYSFRGAHFANIIDFPERHPGCAVFTLTRNYRSTPEVLQLANAVISRNERQFPKVLTAQRAPGPRPEVVPALDAADQARWVVERITALREGGLPLEAMAVLYRAHNHSLELQLELARRSIPFRVRSGVRFFEQPHVKDVLAHLRLVNNPGDELAFKRVVRAVPGVGPTTAEHLWTSLRALPEGLPLGEGLVRDEVQSHLSRKSRPAFERFAGLMGRMGRPGAVADPGGLIEEVLSGGYAQALAAEATPEDGREEDLRQLAAFARRFEDLPRFLSELALVAEFAAKEALGAEAAGDVLTLSTVHQAKGLEWRAVFVLWLVDGRFPMSQAARTAEEEEEERRLFYVATTRARDALALVYPLSVLPREGERILLRPSRFLEELPAGEGAPYERLTLASTEAVRAGPSLGSDGPVALVSPEED encoded by the coding sequence ATGTCCACCTCGCCCACGCTCGCCCCGGCGAGCTCCTCGTCGCGCATCGACTACGCCGGGCAGCTCAACGAGGAGCAGTTGCAGGCGGTGGATGCGGCGGCGGGGCCGGTGATGGTCATCGCTGGAGCGGGCTCCGGCAAGACGCGCACGCTCACCTTCCGGGTGGCGCGCATGCTGGAGCGGGGTGTCCTCCCCGAGAACCTGCTCCTCCTGACGTTCACCAACAAGGCGGCCCGGGAGATGTCCCGGCGCGTGAAGGAGCTGGTGGGCTCCTTCGTGGACGTGGAGCGCATCCTCGGAGGCACGTTCCACCACGTCGCGCACACGTTGCTGCGGCGGCACGCGAGCGCGCTGGGGTACTCGGAGCGCTTCACCGTCCTGGACCGGGAGGATGCCCGGGACTTGATGGTGTCCTGCCTGGCCGAGCGCAAGCTCAAGAGCGACAGGCGCATCCCCCGACCGGAGCTGATGCTGGAGCTGGTGTCGCTGGCGACGAACCTCCAGCAGTCCCTCTCGGACGTCCTCGTCGACCGGCGCCCCCTCTTCGTGCCCATGGCCCCCGAGGTGTTCGTCACGGCGACGCGCTACCGGCAGCGCAAGGCGCAGCTGCACCTGATGGACTTCGACGACCTGCTGCTCAACCTGAAGCGGCTTCTCGTCGAACAGCCGGCGGTGCGTGCCGAGCTGGCGGAGCGCTTCCACAGCGTCCTCGTGGACGAGTACCAGGACACCAACAAGCTCCAGGGGGAGCTGGTGGATCTGCTCGCGGGGGAGCGCGGCGACCTGACGGTGGTGGGCGACGACTGCCAGTCCATCTACAGCTTCCGGGGCGCGCACTTCGCCAACATCATCGACTTCCCCGAGCGTCACCCGGGCTGCGCCGTCTTCACGCTCACGCGCAACTACCGCTCCACTCCGGAGGTCCTCCAGCTCGCGAACGCCGTCATCTCCCGGAACGAGCGGCAGTTCCCCAAGGTGCTCACGGCGCAGCGAGCCCCCGGGCCTCGGCCGGAGGTCGTGCCGGCGCTGGACGCGGCGGATCAAGCCCGCTGGGTCGTGGAGCGAATCACGGCGCTGCGCGAGGGCGGGCTCCCCTTGGAGGCGATGGCCGTCCTCTACCGCGCGCACAACCACTCGCTGGAGCTCCAACTGGAGCTGGCCCGTCGGAGCATCCCGTTCCGGGTCCGCTCGGGCGTCCGGTTCTTCGAGCAGCCCCATGTCAAGGATGTGCTGGCGCACCTGCGACTGGTGAACAACCCCGGGGACGAGCTCGCCTTCAAGCGGGTGGTGCGCGCGGTGCCAGGGGTAGGACCGACGACGGCGGAACACCTGTGGACGTCCCTGCGCGCGCTGCCGGAGGGCCTCCCCCTGGGAGAGGGCCTCGTGCGCGACGAGGTCCAATCCCACCTGTCTCGCAAGTCCCGGCCCGCCTTCGAGCGCTTCGCAGGGTTGATGGGGCGGATGGGACGTCCGGGGGCGGTGGCGGACCCGGGGGGCCTCATCGAGGAGGTCCTGTCCGGAGGGTACGCGCAGGCGCTCGCGGCCGAGGCGACCCCCGAGGACGGACGGGAGGAGGACCTGCGGCAACTCGCCGCGTTCGCCCGCCGGTTCGAGGACCTGCCGCGCTTCCTCTCGGAACTCGCGCTGGTCGCCGAGTTCGCCGCGAAGGAGGCCCTGGGGGCCGAGGCGGCCGGAGACGTCCTGACACTCTCGACGGTCCACCAGGCCAAGGGGCTGGAGTGGCGGGCCGTCTTCGTCCTCTGGCTGGTGGATGGGCGCTTCCCCATGTCCCAGGCCGCTCGGACGGCCGAGGAGGAGGAGGAAGAACGGCGGCTCTTCTACGTCGCCACCACCCGCGCGCGGGACGCCCTGGCGCTGGTGTACCCCCTGTCGGTGCTGCCCCGGGAGGGGGAGCGGATCCTGCTGCGCCCGTCCCGTTTCCTGGAAGAACTCCCGGCCGGGGAGGGGGCGCCCTATGAGCGGCTCACCCTGGCTTCCACCGAGGCGGTACGCGCGGGACCCTCCCTGGGGTCCGATGGCCCGGTGGCGCTCGTCTCCCCGGAGGAGGACTGA
- a CDS encoding Hsp70 family protein: MADRPRIVGIDLGTTNTLVASVRNRIPKIVPTDRGNLILPTVVALSGKGDLLVGGVAKDQMITNPRNTLWGTKRLIGRKYQSKSVEDLRGSFPYDIVEGPNGDAAVMMGGKLYSLPQVSSFVLAQLKTIAEQFLGGPIDAAVISVPAYYTDNQRQAVKEAGRLAGFDVKRIVNEPTAAALAYGFNRGLDQKILVYDLGGGTFDVSVLHLAGNVFEVLATGGDTFLGGADFDNRIIEYVLERFREETKVDLTENPIALQRIKNAAEAAKIDLTLIPNVVIDLPFIDERKGKPLDLRIPLTREFLNSLTGDLVDRTFEICDRVLAEKGIARSEIDEIILVGGQSRMPLVQQKIQAHFGKPPRKGVHPDECVALGAALLGDSLGSIDAVTLLDAVSMPIGYALPNGRVKRIIEKNSLIPMVKSFRLPPPKESGSQYIELDIFQGDSDLMVDNEYLGTVRVSSAAAGRKIDFRLTEECLLQVEVEDASGMRKVDLATRDTPEQLKKALQEVSARNTQQVPSSNGTSDDRGLFSSIKSIFRRG, encoded by the coding sequence ATGGCGGACAGACCTCGCATCGTCGGGATTGACCTGGGCACCACCAACACGCTGGTGGCGTCCGTGCGCAACCGCATCCCGAAGATCGTCCCCACGGACCGCGGCAACCTCATCCTCCCCACCGTCGTGGCCCTCTCGGGCAAGGGCGACCTGCTGGTGGGTGGCGTGGCCAAGGACCAGATGATCACCAACCCCCGGAACACGCTCTGGGGGACCAAGCGCCTCATCGGCCGCAAGTACCAGTCGAAGTCGGTGGAGGACCTGCGCGGCTCCTTCCCCTACGACATCGTCGAGGGGCCCAACGGCGACGCCGCGGTGATGATGGGCGGCAAGCTGTACTCGCTGCCCCAGGTCTCCAGCTTCGTGCTGGCCCAGCTCAAGACCATCGCCGAGCAGTTCCTGGGCGGCCCCATCGACGCGGCCGTCATCTCCGTCCCGGCCTACTACACCGACAACCAGCGCCAGGCGGTGAAGGAGGCGGGCCGTCTGGCCGGCTTCGACGTCAAGCGCATCGTCAACGAGCCGACCGCGGCCGCGCTGGCGTACGGGTTCAACCGGGGCCTGGACCAGAAGATCCTCGTCTATGACCTGGGCGGCGGCACCTTCGACGTCTCCGTGCTCCACCTGGCCGGGAATGTCTTCGAGGTCCTCGCCACCGGCGGCGACACCTTCCTGGGCGGCGCGGACTTCGACAACCGCATCATCGAGTACGTCCTGGAGCGCTTCCGCGAGGAGACCAAGGTCGACCTCACGGAGAACCCCATCGCGCTCCAGCGCATCAAGAACGCCGCCGAGGCGGCGAAGATCGACCTGACGCTGATCCCCAACGTCGTCATCGACCTGCCCTTCATCGACGAGCGCAAGGGCAAGCCGCTGGACCTGCGGATTCCCCTGACGCGCGAGTTCCTCAACAGCCTCACCGGCGACCTGGTGGACCGCACGTTCGAGATTTGTGATCGCGTGCTGGCGGAGAAGGGCATCGCCCGCTCCGAGATCGACGAGATCATCCTGGTGGGCGGCCAGAGCCGCATGCCGCTGGTGCAGCAGAAGATTCAAGCCCACTTCGGCAAGCCGCCCCGCAAGGGTGTCCACCCGGACGAGTGCGTGGCCCTGGGCGCGGCGCTCCTGGGGGACTCGCTGGGCAGCATCGACGCGGTGACGCTGCTGGACGCGGTGTCCATGCCCATCGGCTACGCGCTGCCCAACGGCCGCGTGAAGCGCATCATCGAGAAGAACTCCCTCATCCCGATGGTGAAGAGCTTCCGCCTTCCTCCGCCCAAGGAGTCCGGCTCGCAGTACATCGAGCTGGACATCTTCCAGGGGGACAGCGACCTGATGGTGGACAACGAGTATCTGGGGACGGTGCGCGTGTCGTCCGCCGCGGCGGGGCGGAAGATTGATTTCCGGCTCACCGAGGAGTGTCTGCTCCAGGTCGAGGTGGAAGACGCCAGCGGAATGCGGAAGGTGGACCTGGCCACGCGAGACACCCCGGAGCAGCTCAAGAAGGCGCTCCAGGAAGTCTCCGCGCGCAACACCCAGCAGGTGCCCAGCTCCAACGGCACCAGCGATGACCGGGGCCTCTTCTCCAGCATCAAGAGCATCTTCCGGAGAGGGTAG
- a CDS encoding SCP2 sterol-binding domain-containing protein — MPKFPSKEWLDEAVRLTNEDPECAVAGKGWKGDFGAVIEAEPGKLPKSFVVHVVPGDCRIEKARVLADPDDLDELEPVYLARAPYTVWKQLLQGTLDPVEAVLKRRITMKGDLQPLIERMKYKGIADRVFARLQTQFVDEP; from the coding sequence ATGCCGAAGTTTCCGTCGAAGGAGTGGCTGGACGAGGCCGTCCGGCTCACGAACGAGGACCCCGAGTGCGCCGTGGCCGGCAAGGGCTGGAAGGGCGACTTCGGAGCCGTCATCGAAGCCGAGCCGGGCAAGCTGCCCAAGTCCTTCGTGGTGCATGTCGTCCCTGGGGACTGCCGCATCGAGAAGGCGCGTGTGCTCGCGGACCCCGATGACCTGGATGAGCTGGAGCCCGTGTATCTGGCGCGCGCGCCGTACACGGTCTGGAAGCAGCTCCTCCAGGGGACGTTGGATCCGGTGGAGGCGGTGCTCAAGCGCCGCATCACCATGAAGGGCGACCTTCAGCCGCTCATCGAGCGCATGAAGTACAAGGGCATCGCGGACCGCGTCTTCGCGCGGCTGCAAACGCAGTTTGTCGACGAGCCGTAG